The Verrucomicrobium spinosum DSM 4136 = JCM 18804 genome includes a region encoding these proteins:
- a CDS encoding SMI1/KNR4 family protein: MLEPVGEQRGLRNVVDHSYITEQIEQKALAMKHIQKCIDLYRKRYPSDDLQPIGCLEEELEIVEENLGVRLAEAHREFLLWAGHDKWGLFKEDFWFIDAIEDIGQLVITLLEADDVPLPEGKIVGVYSHEGYSVAWYDADTTDPDPLIYRFIEKDHEGEGPDPAIWGRFSDWVFEYMHQHMFFSSEQRAARKSFYAHNKEELPENRAKAEAEAAAAAGAAGAGSAGASGASGASGASGASGAGEAGIVVSGDAAKPDAAT, translated from the coding sequence ATGCTCGAGCCTGTTGGTGAGCAGAGGGGCTTGCGAAATGTTGTAGACCACTCTTATATCACAGAACAGATTGAGCAAAAAGCATTAGCGATGAAACACATTCAAAAGTGCATTGACCTGTATCGGAAGCGGTATCCTAGCGACGATCTGCAACCTATTGGCTGTCTTGAGGAGGAGCTTGAGATCGTGGAGGAGAACTTGGGGGTTCGCCTGGCGGAGGCACATCGCGAGTTCCTGCTCTGGGCAGGACATGATAAATGGGGGCTGTTCAAAGAGGACTTTTGGTTCATTGATGCCATCGAGGACATCGGGCAACTTGTCATAACCCTCCTGGAGGCTGATGACGTGCCCTTGCCCGAGGGGAAGATTGTCGGTGTCTACAGCCACGAAGGCTACTCGGTGGCGTGGTACGATGCGGACACGACAGATCCTGACCCGCTTATATACCGCTTTATCGAGAAGGATCACGAAGGTGAAGGTCCGGATCCAGCCATCTGGGGCAGGTTCTCAGACTGGGTGTTCGAGTACATGCATCAGCACATGTTCTTCTCCAGTGAGCAGCGAGCGGCGCGGAAGAGCTTCTACGCACACAACAAAGAGGAGTTGCCGGAAAACAGGGCAAAGGCAGAAGCTGAGGCGGCTGCGGCAGCGGGAGCTGCTGGAGCGGGAAGTGCTGGGGCATCTGGGGCATCTGGGGCATCTGGGGCATCTGGGGCATCTGGGGCAGGTGAGGCCGGGATAGTCGTGAGTGGCGACGCGGCGAAGCCGGATGCTGCGACTTGA
- the tnpB gene encoding IS66 family insertion sequence element accessory protein TnpB (TnpB, as the term is used for proteins encoded by IS66 family insertion elements, is considered an accessory protein, since TnpC, encoded by a neighboring gene, is a DDE family transposase.), which produces MLSLGPATKVHLLAGATDMRLGFEGLLALASGLLREDPLSGHLFVFCNKHRTRLKALYWDGSGLWVCAKRLEKGRFHWPQPPAQGASRKVVLTQAELTLLLAGIDLEGTQRRAWHRVG; this is translated from the coding sequence ATGCTAAGCCTGGGTCCTGCCACCAAAGTCCATTTGCTGGCAGGCGCCACCGACATGCGCCTTGGGTTTGAGGGGCTGCTCGCCCTGGCTTCTGGTCTGTTGCGCGAGGATCCTTTGAGCGGTCACCTCTTTGTCTTTTGCAACAAGCACCGCACCCGTCTCAAGGCCCTCTACTGGGACGGCTCGGGCTTGTGGGTGTGCGCCAAGCGGCTGGAGAAGGGGCGCTTCCACTGGCCGCAGCCCCCAGCGCAAGGAGCTTCACGCAAGGTGGTGCTCACCCAGGCGGAGCTCACTTTGCTGCTGGCGGGCATTGACCTGGAAGGCACCCAACGGAGGGCCTGGCACCGGGTCGGGTGA
- a CDS encoding IS66-like element ISVsp4 family transposase: protein MRLREEQLRLALIKKYGPKGEGLGKDQALLLDLEPGVQEAEVALEVGLALADKTLPEAGRLEQEQAARLKKKKPGTPRYAQVHPGRHELPAHLPRVEVILPCLEAAQGELVGYEIKEELVIKPAEFFVRVLKREKRVIQLGDRRTVATAASPGRIVDKGQLANETVVELVVRKYADYLPVYRQLQGWERDHSVTVRQATATRAVMAAGALLQPLARAIGQELRQGPLIQADETRLPVLQDLGKGRNDVAWLWQYSIPGGLVYFEYQDNRAQAGARAYLKDYGGILQSDGYVVYDCLEGQVQRHAGCFAHVRRKFVEACQAAPKEVPCEPGLAVVASIGALYGVEERAREKQLKGQARLDYRQEQGVAQKLSSLKAQILEVRAKALLPQSLLAKACDYALNQWEKLEVYASHGEVEIDNNWCENAMRPVALGRKNWLHLGSHESGPKVAAILTVLASAQRLGLNVREYLGEALETLCDGEGFNITRIGELLPSRWKPKPASGLEPEAMPRDC from the coding sequence GTGCGCCTGCGTGAGGAGCAGTTGCGGCTGGCCCTCATCAAGAAGTACGGTCCCAAAGGCGAGGGCCTCGGCAAAGACCAGGCCCTGCTGCTGGATCTGGAGCCCGGCGTGCAGGAGGCCGAGGTGGCCCTTGAAGTGGGCCTGGCCCTGGCGGACAAGACCCTGCCCGAGGCTGGACGCCTGGAACAGGAGCAGGCCGCCCGGCTCAAAAAGAAAAAGCCCGGCACCCCGCGCTACGCCCAAGTGCATCCTGGGCGGCACGAACTGCCCGCGCATCTGCCGCGGGTGGAAGTCATCCTACCATGCTTGGAAGCGGCGCAAGGCGAACTGGTGGGCTATGAGATCAAGGAAGAGCTCGTCATCAAGCCTGCGGAGTTCTTTGTGCGGGTGCTCAAGCGCGAGAAGCGAGTCATCCAGCTGGGGGACCGTCGCACGGTGGCCACAGCCGCCTCCCCTGGGCGCATCGTCGACAAAGGGCAGCTGGCCAACGAGACGGTGGTGGAGCTGGTGGTGCGCAAGTACGCCGATTATCTGCCGGTGTACCGTCAGCTACAGGGGTGGGAGCGCGATCACAGTGTGACCGTGCGTCAGGCCACGGCGACGCGGGCGGTGATGGCCGCAGGAGCGTTGCTGCAACCTCTGGCGCGGGCCATCGGCCAGGAGCTGCGGCAGGGGCCGCTCATTCAGGCCGATGAGACGAGGCTGCCGGTGCTGCAAGATCTGGGTAAAGGCCGCAACGATGTGGCGTGGTTGTGGCAGTACTCCATCCCCGGAGGGCTGGTGTACTTCGAGTACCAGGACAACCGTGCCCAGGCGGGGGCGAGGGCCTATTTGAAGGACTACGGAGGCATCCTGCAAAGCGACGGCTATGTGGTCTATGACTGTCTGGAGGGGCAGGTGCAGCGGCATGCGGGATGTTTTGCCCACGTGCGACGCAAGTTCGTGGAGGCGTGCCAGGCCGCCCCCAAGGAAGTGCCGTGCGAACCGGGGCTGGCGGTGGTGGCCAGCATCGGCGCGTTGTATGGAGTTGAAGAGCGGGCGCGGGAAAAGCAGTTGAAGGGGCAGGCCCGTCTGGACTACCGGCAGGAGCAGGGTGTGGCGCAAAAGCTCTCCAGCCTCAAGGCGCAGATCCTGGAGGTGCGGGCCAAGGCCCTCCTGCCGCAGAGCCTGCTGGCCAAGGCCTGTGACTATGCGCTCAACCAGTGGGAGAAGCTGGAGGTGTATGCCAGCCACGGGGAGGTGGAGATAGACAACAACTGGTGTGAGAATGCCATGAGGCCGGTGGCGCTGGGGCGCAAGAACTGGCTGCATCTAGGAAGCCACGAGAGCGGGCCCAAAGTAGCGGCGATCCTGACGGTGCTGGCCAGTGCTCAGCGGCTGGGGCTCAACGTGCGGGAGTATCTTGGGGAGGCGCTGGAGACCCTGTGTGACGGTGAGGGGTTCAACATCACGCGCATCGGGGAACTGCTGCCCAGCCGCTGGAAGCCCAAACCTGCGTCAGGGCTCGAACCTGAAGCTATGCCACGGGATTGCTGA
- a CDS encoding inverse autotransporter beta domain-containing protein, which yields MKLLPSKRLSRALALLLLPAPLVAAEPAEKNPGKAAILPPAAVHPMYLGTVNAGVKSSDAYTDGNFSIVAPVWSSLGAEGTLSGGVLFLEPYTSYGEGGEIAASLGLGYRYLFGAQPISALTRKDAPQAGFFEEGVFVGTNVFIDMLDTEADNQFWQLGVGVEFGNRYLEFRGNYYIPLSDKQVAEQFKTREVLQSSSTSRSQSVTPLNNPYATGYTIAQDALYTTRATTTTRTTTIDRLFSRYEEGMEGWDAEAAFLVPGLDKYFDLRLIGGYYSFDNQPFGPQTGGTGNVEGWKAGVEIRPVPAIILTGTWYEDDRLTGSDWTAGVQLQLPFEVGDLGDGKGFWGRMGDAFKSRRRHLAERMAEPVHRQNAAVKIATSVGMDKQTSTTKSKTETKVISQRQAMLVLVNDVVFVNNEGPVGNGIQAGDSPGNGANGTAERPFNNIEDGAELAGNNSNATTRLWSVYTQATGSEYNDDVELTGSTRFISSFHPLAGVGGLNFGGNTDRPDVDGGFYAEDIATFIIQGYNIYDGFDGDEDIIYAENVQNLVVTDNVISDAEESGIDIETYATGVFSALIANNRFSGDSDEAVEMQANDASTLNVTLRNNILTPDSNDDGFVFQLEESGRINAVIDANLFDGGFNWGIDFNVTDGSLLYASATNNVFAGEFEEDAIFLSADGSTLVELLIDSNTFSGEFNDGIDAFVRDGVNAEVWVTNNSFNGPFYASGIRSFVDGGAELTTYIGGNTFSGRFYENAIDLRTTNGGDLKATVADSLLSGRFDAYGIYLYSNQGSDSNLEVLNNQFTGRFYEGGIYSESQEGALLTLLVDGNEFSGRFEQAIGATKGGISVSDVTVTNNVFSGAFDNDAILLASFGSEEGDSELNAVITNNLFSGTFEENAINARKDDDSFLRVRVAENTFAGTFDGAAIHFESFGDENPSSTLVGSVVDNTFSGAFYAEVIRAITYNQTNDEIDLIFTGANMDLVVTGNLFTQEATAVGTFLSAFSEVAADLDILALDANNILGAVDGGFAFGTDGSGVLEVFGTENNVLYQFNFDVQYDGTPVVNFILNGVTESNP from the coding sequence ATGAAATTACTCCCCTCCAAGCGCCTCTCCCGGGCGCTGGCACTGCTGCTGCTGCCCGCCCCCTTGGTTGCAGCCGAACCGGCAGAGAAAAACCCCGGCAAGGCAGCCATCCTGCCCCCTGCCGCCGTTCACCCCATGTACTTGGGCACCGTGAACGCCGGCGTCAAATCCAGTGACGCCTACACAGATGGCAACTTCTCCATCGTGGCTCCCGTCTGGAGCTCCCTGGGCGCTGAAGGCACCCTCAGCGGCGGTGTGCTCTTCCTTGAACCCTACACCTCCTACGGAGAAGGCGGCGAGATCGCGGCCTCCCTGGGCCTGGGCTACCGCTACCTCTTTGGCGCGCAGCCCATCTCCGCGCTCACCCGCAAAGACGCCCCCCAGGCCGGTTTTTTTGAAGAAGGTGTCTTCGTCGGCACCAACGTCTTCATCGACATGCTCGATACCGAGGCCGACAACCAGTTCTGGCAGCTCGGCGTGGGGGTGGAGTTTGGCAACCGCTACCTCGAGTTCCGCGGCAACTATTACATTCCCCTGTCTGACAAACAAGTCGCAGAGCAGTTCAAAACCCGGGAGGTCCTCCAGTCCTCCTCGACGAGCCGCTCCCAGTCCGTCACCCCGCTGAACAACCCCTACGCGACCGGCTACACCATCGCCCAGGACGCGCTCTACACCACCCGCGCCACCACCACCACCCGCACCACCACGATCGACCGTCTCTTCAGCCGGTACGAAGAAGGCATGGAAGGCTGGGACGCTGAGGCCGCCTTCCTTGTGCCCGGGCTCGACAAGTACTTCGATCTCCGCCTCATCGGCGGCTACTACAGCTTCGACAACCAGCCCTTCGGTCCCCAGACCGGCGGCACCGGCAATGTGGAAGGCTGGAAAGCAGGCGTGGAAATCCGCCCCGTCCCCGCCATCATCCTCACCGGCACCTGGTATGAGGACGACCGCCTCACCGGCAGTGACTGGACCGCTGGCGTACAGCTTCAGCTTCCCTTTGAAGTCGGCGACCTCGGTGATGGCAAAGGCTTCTGGGGCCGCATGGGCGACGCCTTCAAGTCCCGCCGCCGCCACCTCGCAGAGCGCATGGCTGAGCCCGTGCACCGCCAGAACGCTGCGGTGAAAATCGCCACTAGCGTGGGAATGGACAAACAAACGTCCACCACCAAGTCCAAGACCGAGACCAAGGTCATCTCCCAGCGCCAGGCCATGCTCGTGCTGGTCAACGACGTGGTCTTCGTCAACAACGAAGGTCCGGTAGGCAACGGCATCCAGGCCGGCGACTCCCCTGGCAACGGCGCCAACGGCACCGCCGAGCGTCCCTTCAACAACATCGAGGACGGCGCTGAGCTGGCTGGCAACAACAGCAATGCCACGACCCGGCTTTGGAGCGTTTACACCCAGGCTACGGGCAGCGAGTACAACGACGACGTCGAGCTCACGGGCAGCACCCGCTTCATCAGTTCCTTCCACCCCCTCGCAGGCGTGGGCGGCCTCAACTTTGGCGGGAACACGGACCGCCCAGACGTGGACGGCGGATTCTATGCCGAAGACATCGCCACCTTCATCATCCAGGGCTACAACATTTACGATGGTTTCGACGGGGACGAAGACATCATCTACGCTGAAAACGTGCAGAACCTGGTGGTGACGGACAACGTCATCTCCGATGCTGAAGAATCGGGCATCGACATCGAAACCTATGCCACCGGCGTCTTCAGCGCTCTCATCGCGAACAACCGGTTCTCCGGAGACTCCGATGAGGCCGTGGAAATGCAGGCCAATGATGCCTCCACGCTCAACGTCACCTTGCGGAACAACATCCTGACGCCCGACAGCAACGATGACGGTTTCGTCTTTCAGCTCGAAGAGAGCGGCAGGATCAATGCAGTCATCGATGCCAACCTCTTTGACGGCGGTTTCAACTGGGGGATCGACTTTAATGTTACAGACGGGAGCCTTTTGTACGCCTCTGCTACCAACAACGTCTTCGCGGGTGAATTCGAAGAGGACGCCATCTTCCTGAGCGCCGACGGCTCCACCCTCGTGGAACTGCTCATCGATTCCAACACCTTCAGCGGTGAGTTTAATGACGGAATCGACGCATTCGTCCGCGACGGCGTGAATGCCGAAGTGTGGGTGACAAACAACAGCTTCAATGGACCCTTCTACGCCTCCGGGATCAGGTCCTTTGTTGATGGTGGTGCTGAGTTGACCACCTACATCGGGGGGAACACCTTCTCCGGGCGCTTCTATGAGAACGCCATCGACCTGCGCACGACCAACGGCGGGGATCTGAAGGCCACCGTCGCGGACAGCCTCCTCAGCGGCCGCTTCGACGCCTACGGCATCTACCTGTACAGCAATCAGGGCTCCGACAGCAATCTCGAAGTGCTGAACAACCAGTTCACCGGACGCTTCTACGAAGGCGGCATCTACTCCGAGTCCCAAGAAGGTGCCTTGCTCACCTTGTTGGTGGACGGGAATGAATTCTCCGGACGCTTTGAGCAGGCCATTGGGGCCACCAAGGGGGGTATCTCCGTGAGCGATGTGACGGTGACGAACAACGTGTTCTCCGGGGCGTTTGACAATGACGCCATTCTGCTCGCTTCCTTCGGCTCAGAGGAAGGTGACTCAGAGCTCAATGCAGTGATCACCAACAACCTCTTCAGCGGCACCTTTGAGGAGAACGCCATCAATGCCCGCAAAGACGACGACAGCTTCCTCCGTGTGAGAGTCGCCGAGAACACCTTTGCAGGCACCTTCGATGGCGCCGCCATTCACTTCGAGTCCTTTGGGGATGAGAATCCGTCGTCCACCCTTGTGGGCTCCGTCGTTGACAACACCTTCTCCGGCGCATTTTACGCCGAGGTCATCCGTGCGATCACTTACAACCAGACCAATGACGAGATCGATTTGATCTTCACTGGTGCCAACATGGACCTGGTCGTCACCGGCAACCTCTTCACGCAAGAGGCCACGGCTGTCGGCACCTTCCTCTCCGCTTTTAGCGAAGTCGCAGCGGATCTGGACATCCTCGCCCTTGATGCCAACAACATCCTGGGTGCAGTGGACGGCGGCTTCGCCTTCGGCACCGACGGCTCAGGCGTCTTGGAAGTCTTCGGCACCGAGAACAACGTGTTGTACCAGTTCAACTTCGACGTTCAGTATGACGGCACTCCCGTCGTGAACTTCATCCTGAATGGTGTCACGGAGTCCAATCCGTAA
- the tnpA gene encoding IS66 family insertion sequence element accessory protein TnpA, with product MPRYTALQRRRLVRQFQSSGLTLATFCRLHSLSVSSLCAWRRHVELQKRSSDPAPPPWLPVEVSSPPGSTAAGLPGLDYLIEAGLWRLHVPSGFGRDEVAALLELLHARQGGAPC from the coding sequence ATGCCTCGATATACAGCCCTGCAACGTCGTCGTCTAGTGCGCCAGTTTCAATCCAGCGGCCTGACCCTGGCAACTTTTTGCCGGCTTCATTCTTTGAGTGTCTCAAGCCTTTGTGCCTGGCGTCGCCATGTTGAACTTCAGAAGCGCTCCTCTGATCCTGCGCCGCCTCCATGGCTGCCGGTGGAAGTTTCCTCACCTCCGGGGAGCACTGCTGCGGGACTTCCCGGCTTGGATTATCTCATCGAAGCGGGTCTCTGGCGTCTGCACGTCCCTTCAGGCTTTGGCCGCGATGAAGTGGCCGCCCTCCTTGAACTTCTCCATGCCAGGCAGGGAGGTGCCCCATGCTAA